Proteins from one Belonocnema kinseyi isolate 2016_QV_RU_SX_M_011 chromosome 8, B_treatae_v1, whole genome shotgun sequence genomic window:
- the LOC117177893 gene encoding jerky protein homolog, with product MEKNTRKSEKIRKLPKYKQLNLTNKLAVIKLSESGKKTSSIASQFNVSESTIVRIVKDKEKYLLQSPKMKLFKDRTRIDSGKNADLEKVLFELIKMKRSLGVNISGPVLQEKALSINEQLGGSPEFRASKGWLGRFKKRFGIRQLSVQGERLSADTEAAEDCTSTIKNLIEEEGYPLDNVYNADETGLCFKTLPKNTLVLLADQKQAPGHKESKERLTVMNCANVTGSHKIPLLLIGKSQRPRCFKNVTHLPVVYREQPSAWMDSERFA from the exons ATGGAGAAAAATACAAGGAAAAGTG aaaaaattcgaaaactaccaaaatacaaacagttaaatttaacgaaCAAACTAGCAGTGATCAAGCTTTCGGAAAGTGGGAAAAAAACGTCTTCTATTGCCAGTCAGTTCAACGTTTCCGAGTCAACGATTGTTCGAATCGTAAAAGAtaaggaaaaatatttgttgcagtcgccaaaaatgaaattgttcaaagATAGGACAAGAATTGACAGTGGCAAAAATGCTGAcctagaaaaagttttatttgaattgataaaaatgaaacgCAGTTTGGGCGTAAACATTTCTGGACCTGTACTTCAAGAAAAAGCTTTATCCATAAACGAGCAGCTTGGTGGATCACCAGAATTCAGGGCGAGCAAGGGTTGGTTGGGAAGATTCAAAAAACGGTTTGGTATTCGCCAACTTAGCGTCCAGGGTGAAAGACTGTCAGCTGATACCGAAGCAGCTGAGGATTGCACTTCAACAATAAAGAACCTAATTGAGGAAGAAGGCTACCCTTTGGACAACGTTTATAACGCTGACGAGACCGGATTGTGCTTCAAAACACTTCCGAAAAACACGTTGGTCCTACTGGCCGACCAGAAACAAGCTCCAGGTCACAAGGAATCAAAGGAGAGATTGACAGTGATGAATTGTGCAAATGTGACAGGCAGTCACAAAATTCCACTTTTGTTAATCGGGAAGTCACAACGTCCACGATGCTTCAAGAATGTCACGCACTTGCCTGTGGTTTACAGAGAACAACCGAGCGCTTGGATGGACAGTGAGAGATTTGCGtag